A single genomic interval of Lysobacter avium harbors:
- a CDS encoding DUF11 domain-containing protein produces the protein MMNPRSTARRYQGWLLAGMAMLSMGTAAAAGGVELNAQVFQQVEVKNADGSITLKAEPANSVVPGSEVTYVVTYRNTGATAADAVKIDNPVPADLVYVASAGDRAVDAVSVDGGTQYGVLAGLTVVGQDGQSRPAQAADVTHLRWVLGRLVAGAEGTVSFVARVK, from the coding sequence ATGATGAACCCACGAAGCACGGCCCGTCGATATCAGGGCTGGCTGCTGGCCGGCATGGCAATGCTGTCCATGGGGACTGCCGCCGCGGCGGGCGGGGTCGAGTTGAACGCTCAGGTGTTCCAGCAAGTTGAGGTCAAGAATGCTGACGGTTCCATCACTCTGAAGGCCGAGCCAGCCAACAGCGTCGTTCCCGGCAGTGAAGTGACGTATGTGGTCACTTACCGCAACACCGGGGCTACTGCGGCAGATGCCGTGAAGATCGACAACCCGGTTCCGGCCGACCTGGTGTACGTCGCCTCCGCGGGAGATCGCGCGGTCGATGCAGTCTCGGTCGATGGTGGCACGCAGTACGGCGTGCTCGCGGGACTGACGGTTGTCGGGCAGGACGGCCAGTCGCGACCGGCGCAGGCCGCCGACGTCACCCACCTTCGCTGGGTGCTGGGCCGCTTGGTCGCAGGTGCCGAAGGCACGGTTTCCTTCGTAGCCAGGGTGAAATAA
- the recQ gene encoding DNA helicase RecQ — MKTAALDTLRSTFGFDAFRGEQAAIIDCLVKGDDALVLMPTGGGKSLCYQLPAMLREGCGIVVSPLIALMQDQVEALLQLGVRAAYLNSTLDAATAADVERRLLDGELDLLYVAPERLLSGRCMSLIDRAHASGGIALFAIDEAHCVSQWGHDFRREYRELTVLHERWPDVPRIALTATADEPTRLEIAERLALEDAHQFVSSFDRPNIRYLVAQKDGSGQRALLDFLAGHRGESGIVYAFSRKRVEKTAEQLCEAGVNALAYHAGMPAEVRAANQRRFLQEDGIVMVATIAFGMGIDKPDVRFVAHVDLPKSVEGYYQETGRAGRDGQPAEAWLNYGLGDVVNLSMLIKQGDASEERKLLELRKLDALLGYCESTQCRRQALLGWFAEEHPGNCGNCDNCLQPPESWDGTEVARKALSCVFRTGQRFGAGHVIDVLRGVPTDKVAQHGHDKLSTWGIGTHLDTRQWSSVFRQLVASGLLAANHERHGALYLTSKAGPVLKGEQTLRLRRDAPRPAGRRGRTGSAPPPMDLAPEAASRFRSLRGWRAELAKEQNVPAYVIFHDATLREIAESDPADLDELGRIAGIGSSKLERYGEAVLQQLLDCDVA; from the coding sequence ATGAAAACGGCGGCACTGGACACACTACGAAGCACTTTCGGCTTTGATGCTTTCCGCGGCGAGCAGGCCGCGATCATTGACTGCCTGGTCAAGGGCGACGACGCCCTGGTGCTGATGCCGACCGGCGGCGGCAAGTCGTTGTGCTACCAGTTGCCGGCGATGCTGCGCGAGGGCTGCGGGATCGTCGTCTCACCGCTGATCGCGCTGATGCAGGACCAGGTCGAAGCGCTGCTCCAGCTCGGCGTGCGCGCCGCCTACCTAAACTCGACCCTGGACGCGGCCACCGCCGCCGACGTGGAGCGCCGCTTGCTCGACGGCGAGCTGGACCTGCTCTACGTCGCTCCCGAGCGCCTGCTCTCGGGACGCTGCATGAGCCTCATCGACCGCGCCCACGCTTCCGGCGGGATCGCCCTGTTCGCCATCGATGAGGCGCATTGCGTCTCCCAGTGGGGGCATGATTTCCGCCGCGAGTACCGCGAGCTGACCGTGCTCCACGAGCGCTGGCCCGACGTGCCGCGCATCGCGCTGACCGCAACGGCGGACGAGCCGACCCGGCTGGAGATCGCCGAGCGCCTGGCGCTCGAAGACGCGCACCAGTTCGTCAGCTCCTTCGACCGTCCCAACATCCGCTACCTCGTGGCGCAGAAGGATGGCAGCGGCCAGCGCGCCCTACTCGACTTCCTTGCCGGCCACCGCGGCGAGAGCGGCATCGTCTATGCCTTCTCGCGCAAGCGCGTGGAGAAAACCGCCGAGCAGCTGTGCGAGGCCGGCGTCAACGCGCTCGCCTACCACGCCGGAATGCCGGCCGAGGTCCGTGCGGCCAACCAGCGCCGATTCCTGCAGGAGGACGGCATCGTGATGGTCGCCACGATCGCCTTCGGCATGGGCATCGACAAGCCGGATGTGCGCTTCGTCGCCCACGTCGACCTGCCCAAGTCGGTCGAGGGCTACTACCAGGAGACCGGCCGCGCCGGCCGCGATGGCCAGCCCGCCGAGGCCTGGCTCAATTACGGGCTGGGCGACGTGGTCAACCTGAGCATGCTGATCAAGCAGGGCGATGCCAGCGAGGAGCGCAAGCTGCTGGAGCTGCGCAAGCTGGACGCGCTGCTGGGCTACTGCGAGTCAACCCAGTGTCGGCGCCAGGCCTTGCTGGGCTGGTTCGCCGAGGAGCATCCCGGCAACTGCGGCAACTGCGACAACTGCCTGCAGCCGCCGGAGAGCTGGGACGGCACCGAGGTCGCGCGCAAGGCGCTGTCGTGCGTGTTCCGCACTGGCCAGCGGTTCGGCGCGGGGCACGTCATTGATGTGCTTCGCGGCGTGCCAACCGACAAGGTCGCCCAGCACGGCCACGACAAGCTCAGCACCTGGGGCATCGGCACCCATCTGGACACGCGCCAGTGGAGCAGCGTGTTCCGCCAGCTGGTCGCATCCGGCCTGCTGGCGGCCAATCACGAGCGCCACGGCGCCCTGTACCTGACCAGCAAGGCCGGCCCGGTGCTGAAGGGCGAGCAGACCCTGCGCCTGCGCCGCGATGCGCCCAGGCCGGCGGGCCGCCGCGGGCGCACCGGCTCGGCACCACCGCCGATGGACCTGGCGCCCGAAGCGGCCAGCCGTTTCCGTTCCCTGCGCGGCTGGCGCGCGGAATTGGCCAAGGAGCAGAACGTGCCGGCCTATGTGATCTTCCACGACGCCACCTTGCGCGAAATCGCGGAGAGCGATCCGGCCGATCTGGACGAGTTGGGCCGGATCGCCGGTATCGGCAGCAGCAAGCTGGAGCGTTACGGCGAGGCGGTGCTGCAGCAACTGCTGGATTGCGACGTCGCCTGA
- a CDS encoding mechanosensitive ion channel domain-containing protein: MRQVAAIAKRFCGRTIWPGLACWLVLALASTAAIAQVDTPALESTDAIAGIGAADLASRIDVIETRTDLSTTERELVLEQLRAAASRAEAAEVARRSAAEYAAGLQSAPDTIAALSAQSAVPPQRDALPEDADPVATQLRLAALQTESVSLHGRQRKLAEQLRAMESRPAEARAELGELRTQLDRAPTPVAATASPLLAEATRVRQEAAREELSARIEMIEQELSSLPTRKSIATAQHELVERRANEVDAAIEELDARLVSRRRQQVEADAARAREFELSLAGQPAEIRELARDSVALRTETSQLVQRLDRARDEQRRSRVLLDDAVEARRNADQILAIGALSDDAARLLRSLQTSLVSGEQIKRRMGERNRTLVDLRVRHFKTQQALRDLPASDGQRVSIATIDAREHLLEQLVEHRRAGVADMADVQQQLIDALSENNAIDAELLSASEQLHGVLDKRLLWLPSTAPLGDDWLQQLGVGVGWLLAPSNWSAMPRALLAALRAHPVRLLLMLLTVAALFGARGRLQAALPRLARSVGHRDDNFGTTLLAWAATFLLALAWPFAVATVGWFLGWSGGGFASFLGQGLLSLALLWLMLGLFIDMCRPKGLFVAHFHWGPQGTKRLARALRTLLLMIAPTAVLTGMTDASGDPELIDGIGRLGFMVGSLASAWFLYRLLRPSDGAPTTVRAPGAWIRRVSAGWARVLVAVPVVFAVLAAVGYYTSAREVQSRLFTSGWIILAVVIVYYIVIRGVMVASRRAAYLQADSVHARALAEARAAAGGEDGQDGSEVLALQNQQPEIDAVTVNQQTRALLRAAFGVALAVLIVGLWREMIPALNVFNDVVLWSRVVEGIGESVVAVTLSDVLISLLIVGLTAIAARNLPGFLEIMLLPSARVDSGTRYAIATIARYVITAIGLVIALQRIGLDWSKLQWVVAALGVGLGFGLQEIVANFVSGLIILFERPVRVGDVVTINHTTGTVSRIKMRSITITDFDNFEVLVPNKAFITDTVQNWTLTSPITRVVLKVGIGYGSDLRKARAVMESVAAADPKVLRSPAPDVLFTSLGDSALEFEVRFYVAQIDDRRAATHSLFVALTTALHEAGIEIPFPQRDVHVHHIGRVDAASGEAGEGDTPSS, from the coding sequence ATGAGGCAGGTCGCCGCCATCGCCAAACGCTTTTGCGGGAGGACAATCTGGCCCGGACTGGCTTGTTGGCTGGTCCTGGCGCTCGCGTCGACCGCGGCGATCGCGCAGGTGGACACGCCCGCATTGGAGTCGACTGACGCGATCGCCGGCATCGGCGCCGCGGATCTCGCCAGCCGGATCGACGTCATTGAAACCCGGACGGATCTTTCCACCACCGAGCGCGAGCTTGTGCTTGAACAACTCCGTGCCGCCGCTTCGCGAGCAGAGGCCGCGGAGGTGGCGCGCAGGAGCGCGGCGGAGTATGCCGCCGGGCTGCAGTCTGCGCCGGATACCATCGCCGCGTTGAGTGCACAGTCCGCAGTGCCACCCCAGCGTGACGCTTTGCCGGAAGACGCGGATCCAGTGGCAACGCAGCTGCGATTGGCAGCACTGCAGACCGAATCGGTGTCATTGCACGGCAGGCAACGCAAGCTCGCCGAGCAGTTGCGCGCGATGGAGAGCCGACCCGCGGAAGCCCGCGCCGAACTGGGCGAATTGCGCACGCAGCTTGATCGTGCCCCGACCCCCGTCGCCGCCACCGCATCCCCCTTGCTGGCGGAGGCCACCAGGGTGCGGCAGGAGGCTGCCCGCGAGGAACTGTCCGCGCGCATCGAGATGATCGAGCAGGAGTTGTCCAGCCTGCCGACGCGCAAGTCGATTGCGACCGCCCAGCATGAGCTGGTGGAGCGTCGCGCCAACGAGGTGGACGCGGCCATCGAGGAGCTGGATGCGCGGCTGGTGAGCAGGCGCAGGCAGCAGGTGGAGGCGGACGCGGCGCGCGCGCGCGAGTTCGAACTAAGCCTGGCGGGCCAGCCGGCGGAGATACGCGAGCTGGCCCGCGATAGCGTTGCGTTGCGAACGGAGACCTCGCAACTGGTCCAGCGATTGGATCGCGCCCGTGATGAACAACGTCGATCGAGGGTGCTGCTCGACGACGCCGTCGAGGCGCGCAGGAACGCCGATCAGATTCTCGCCATCGGTGCGCTCAGCGACGATGCGGCGAGATTGCTGCGCAGCCTGCAGACGAGCCTGGTCAGCGGCGAGCAGATCAAGCGGCGGATGGGGGAGCGGAACCGGACGCTCGTCGACCTGCGCGTACGCCATTTCAAGACCCAGCAGGCGCTTCGCGACTTGCCGGCGTCCGACGGGCAACGGGTGAGCATCGCGACCATCGACGCCCGGGAGCATCTGCTGGAGCAACTCGTCGAGCACCGCCGCGCCGGAGTGGCCGACATGGCAGACGTCCAGCAACAGCTGATCGACGCGCTATCGGAAAACAACGCGATTGATGCCGAACTGCTGAGTGCCAGCGAGCAATTGCATGGGGTGCTCGACAAGCGCCTCTTGTGGCTGCCCAGCACGGCTCCCTTGGGCGATGACTGGCTGCAGCAGCTGGGCGTCGGCGTTGGCTGGCTGCTCGCGCCCTCCAACTGGTCCGCGATGCCGCGGGCACTGCTTGCCGCGCTGCGCGCCCATCCGGTGCGGCTGCTGTTGATGCTGCTGACAGTGGCCGCGTTGTTCGGCGCACGTGGGCGACTGCAAGCCGCCTTGCCGCGGCTGGCGAGATCCGTCGGTCACCGGGATGACAACTTCGGCACCACACTGCTGGCCTGGGCTGCAACGTTCCTGCTCGCTCTGGCGTGGCCTTTTGCCGTGGCAACCGTTGGCTGGTTCCTCGGCTGGTCCGGCGGCGGTTTCGCGAGCTTCCTCGGCCAGGGCCTGCTCAGTCTGGCGCTGCTTTGGTTGATGCTGGGCCTGTTCATTGACATGTGCCGCCCGAAGGGTCTGTTTGTCGCCCATTTCCACTGGGGTCCGCAGGGCACCAAGCGGCTGGCGCGGGCGCTGCGGACGCTCCTGCTGATGATCGCCCCAACGGCCGTGCTGACCGGGATGACGGACGCCAGTGGAGACCCGGAACTGATCGATGGCATTGGTCGCCTCGGCTTCATGGTGGGATCGCTGGCGTCGGCGTGGTTCCTGTACCGGCTACTTCGACCCTCCGATGGCGCTCCCACCACCGTGCGCGCGCCAGGGGCATGGATCCGGCGCGTATCCGCAGGCTGGGCGCGCGTCCTGGTGGCGGTTCCGGTGGTCTTCGCCGTGCTTGCCGCGGTCGGCTACTACACCAGTGCCAGAGAGGTGCAGTCGCGATTGTTTACTTCAGGCTGGATCATCCTGGCGGTGGTCATCGTTTACTACATCGTCATACGGGGAGTGATGGTGGCCAGCCGCCGCGCCGCGTACCTGCAGGCCGACTCGGTTCATGCCCGGGCATTGGCCGAGGCACGGGCGGCGGCGGGCGGCGAGGACGGCCAGGATGGCAGCGAGGTGTTGGCACTGCAGAACCAGCAGCCCGAGATCGACGCGGTGACCGTCAACCAGCAGACGCGGGCGCTGTTGCGTGCCGCATTTGGCGTCGCGCTGGCGGTGCTGATTGTGGGCCTGTGGCGGGAGATGATCCCGGCGCTCAACGTGTTCAACGATGTCGTGTTGTGGTCGCGAGTGGTTGAGGGCATTGGCGAGAGCGTCGTCGCAGTCACGCTGAGTGACGTGCTGATAAGCCTCTTGATAGTGGGACTGACGGCCATCGCGGCGCGCAACCTGCCGGGCTTCCTGGAGATCATGCTGCTGCCGAGCGCCCGCGTTGATTCCGGGACGCGCTACGCGATCGCGACCATCGCGCGCTACGTGATCACCGCGATCGGTCTGGTCATCGCGCTCCAGCGCATCGGTCTGGACTGGTCGAAACTCCAGTGGGTCGTGGCGGCGCTGGGCGTGGGACTGGGCTTTGGCCTGCAGGAGATCGTCGCCAACTTTGTTTCCGGGCTGATCATCCTGTTCGAGCGTCCCGTCCGGGTGGGCGACGTGGTCACCATCAATCACACCACCGGTACCGTCAGCCGCATCAAGATGCGTTCCATCACCATCACTGATTTCGACAATTTCGAGGTGCTCGTGCCCAACAAGGCATTCATCACCGATACCGTGCAGAACTGGACGCTGACCAGTCCGATCACCCGGGTGGTGTTGAAGGTGGGAATCGGCTACGGCAGTGATCTGCGCAAGGCGCGCGCGGTGATGGAGAGTGTGGCGGCGGCGGATCCCAAGGTCCTGCGGTCGCCGGCGCCCGATGTGCTGTTCACCAGCCTGGGCGACAGCGCGCTGGAGTTCGAGGTGCGTTTCTACGTGGCCCAGATCGACGACCGCCGCGCGGCCACGCACAGCCTGTTTGTCGCACTGACGACGGCGTTGCACGAGGCGGGGATCGAGATTCCGTTTCCGCAGCGCGACGTGCATGTGCATCACATCGGACGGGTCGATGCCGCATCCGGTGAAGCGGGCGAGGGCGACACGCCCTCGAGCTGA
- the queC gene encoding 7-cyano-7-deazaguanine synthase QueC, translating to MHGSPDKKKAVVLVSGGMDSAVVMAMAREQGFAPYALSVDYGQRHTSELEAAARVAAQQGAIAHKTVRIDLRSIGGSALTDDIDVPLDEVAGDDAIPVTYVPARNTIMLSVALGWAEVLGSSDLFCGVNAVDYSGYPDCRPEFISAFERLANLATKAGVEGAGIRVHAPLQHLSKADIAREGARLGVDFSGTVSCYLADGEGRACGHCDACRLRADGFAAAGIADPTRYA from the coding sequence ATGCACGGGTCACCAGACAAGAAGAAAGCAGTCGTCCTCGTCTCCGGCGGCATGGATTCGGCGGTCGTCATGGCGATGGCGCGCGAGCAGGGCTTCGCTCCGTACGCATTGAGCGTGGACTACGGGCAGCGCCACACGTCGGAGCTGGAGGCAGCGGCGCGCGTGGCGGCGCAGCAGGGGGCGATCGCGCACAAGACGGTGCGCATCGATCTGCGCAGCATCGGGGGATCGGCGCTGACTGACGACATCGACGTGCCGCTGGACGAGGTCGCAGGCGACGATGCCATTCCGGTGACCTACGTCCCCGCACGCAACACCATCATGCTGTCGGTGGCGCTGGGTTGGGCGGAAGTCCTGGGATCATCCGACCTGTTCTGCGGTGTCAACGCGGTCGATTATTCGGGCTATCCGGATTGCCGTCCCGAGTTCATCAGCGCCTTCGAGCGCCTCGCCAACCTGGCGACGAAGGCAGGCGTGGAAGGCGCCGGCATCCGCGTGCACGCGCCGCTGCAGCACCTGAGCAAGGCGGACATCGCCCGCGAAGGCGCGCGGCTGGGCGTCGATTTTTCCGGGACGGTATCGTGCTACCTGGCAGACGGCGAAGGCCGGGCGTGTGGCCACTGCGACGCGTGCCGCTTGCGCGCGGATGGCTTTGCCGCCGCAGGGATCGCCGACCCGACTCGCTACGCCTGA
- the queE gene encoding 7-carboxy-7-deazaguanine synthase QueE, translating into MNPVTSAAGVLAPDRLRLTEIFLSLQGESRSIGWPTVFVRLTGCPLRCQYCDTAYAFHGGQWWEFDAILAEVARHGVRHVCVTGGEPLAQKRCIGLLERLCDAGYEVSLETSGSIDISPVDTRVSRVLDLKTPGSAEVSRNLWSNIGQLTANDQVKFVICSREDYDWARGVIDEHGLTAICDVMFSPSFNQLSARELADWIVADRLPVRFQLQLHKILWDDEPGR; encoded by the coding sequence ATGAACCCTGTTACCTCCGCAGCGGGCGTACTGGCGCCTGATCGCCTGCGCCTGACCGAGATCTTCCTGTCCCTGCAGGGCGAGTCGCGCAGCATCGGCTGGCCGACCGTGTTCGTGCGCCTGACCGGTTGCCCGCTGCGCTGCCAATACTGCGACACCGCGTATGCGTTCCATGGCGGGCAGTGGTGGGAGTTCGACGCGATCCTGGCCGAGGTCGCGCGGCATGGGGTGCGCCATGTCTGTGTCACCGGTGGCGAGCCGCTCGCGCAGAAGCGTTGCATTGGTTTGCTGGAGCGCCTGTGCGATGCCGGTTATGAGGTATCGCTGGAGACCTCCGGCTCGATCGACATCAGTCCGGTGGATACCCGCGTGTCGCGCGTACTGGACCTGAAGACGCCCGGATCGGCGGAGGTCTCGCGCAACCTTTGGAGCAACATCGGCCAGCTGACTGCGAATGACCAGGTCAAGTTCGTGATCTGCTCGCGCGAGGACTACGACTGGGCGCGCGGGGTGATCGACGAGCATGGCCTGACCGCGATCTGCGACGTCATGTTTTCCCCCAGCTTCAACCAGCTCAGTGCGCGCGAGCTGGCCGACTGGATCGTCGCCGACCGGCTGCCGGTCCGGTTCCAGCTCCAGTTGCACAAGATCCTCTGGGATGACGAGCCGGGTCGCTGA
- the ybgF gene encoding tol-pal system protein YbgF has translation MSLAERVGVLEQQAGNNDATVDLLRQVNMLKEEVTSLRSQVEELNHSLGQLKDNSRAQFLDIDQRLEDLEGGGAAPRPAAAVGSDAPPTPPAKPVAERAPSVHGDAGTLAMGADEREAYDVAFNALKNGDYVDSARLFHSFLGHYPDGVYAPNALYWLGESYYVTQNYKLAVTQFKALLDRYPTHDKAPGALLKVGLAQYGQGDEDAAERTLTEVTTRFAGSDAARIATDRLGAIQLGRLR, from the coding sequence ATGAGCCTGGCCGAACGGGTTGGCGTGCTGGAACAGCAGGCTGGCAACAATGACGCGACTGTCGACCTGCTGCGGCAGGTGAACATGCTCAAGGAAGAGGTCACGTCCCTGCGCTCCCAGGTCGAGGAGCTCAATCACTCGCTGGGGCAGCTCAAGGACAACAGCCGGGCGCAGTTCCTCGATATCGACCAGCGTCTGGAGGATCTGGAGGGCGGGGGCGCGGCACCGCGGCCTGCGGCGGCGGTCGGCTCCGATGCACCACCAACACCGCCCGCAAAGCCCGTCGCCGAGCGCGCGCCGAGCGTGCATGGCGACGCCGGCACGCTGGCGATGGGGGCGGACGAGCGCGAGGCCTACGATGTCGCTTTCAATGCGTTGAAGAACGGCGATTACGTCGACTCCGCGCGCCTGTTTCACTCCTTCCTCGGCCATTACCCGGACGGTGTGTACGCGCCCAATGCGCTCTATTGGCTGGGCGAGAGCTACTACGTCACCCAGAACTACAAGTTGGCGGTAACCCAGTTCAAGGCATTGCTGGATCGCTATCCCACCCACGACAAGGCGCCTGGCGCATTGCTGAAGGTCGGCCTGGCCCAATACGGGCAGGGCGATGAGGACGCCGCCGAGCGCACCCTCACCGAGGTGACGACACGATTCGCCGGCAGCGATGCCGCGCGCATCGCCACCGACCGGCTGGGCGCGATCCAACTGGGCCGCCTGCGCTAG
- the pal gene encoding peptidoglycan-associated lipoprotein Pal: MNNTTRVLMVALLCAAAIGCSKKVKETPPVDTGTTAPGAQTTPGTAAGVYGPNDLDTDSCLRQRVVYFDLDRDALRPEFQALVGCHAKYLRDRPSSRMTLEGHADERGSREYNMGLGERRGNSVSSAIQANGGSGGQQNVVSYGEERPVCTASNEDCWAKNRRVEIIYTAK; the protein is encoded by the coding sequence ATGAACAACACCACCCGTGTCCTGATGGTCGCACTGCTGTGTGCAGCCGCCATCGGCTGCTCCAAGAAGGTCAAGGAAACCCCCCCGGTCGATACCGGCACCACCGCCCCCGGCGCGCAGACCACTCCGGGCACCGCCGCCGGCGTCTACGGTCCCAACGATCTGGACACCGACTCCTGCCTGCGCCAGCGGGTGGTCTACTTTGACCTGGACCGAGACGCCCTGCGTCCGGAGTTCCAGGCCCTGGTGGGTTGCCACGCCAAGTACCTCCGTGACCGTCCGTCCTCGCGCATGACCCTGGAAGGCCACGCCGACGAGCGCGGCAGCCGTGAATACAACATGGGCCTGGGCGAGCGCCGCGGCAATTCGGTTTCCTCCGCGATCCAGGCCAACGGTGGTTCGGGCGGCCAGCAGAACGTGGTCAGCTACGGCGAAGAGCGCCCGGTATGCACGGCGTCCAACGAAGACTGCTGGGCCAAGAACCGTCGCGTCGAGATCATCTACACCGCCAAGTAA
- the tolB gene encoding Tol-Pal system beta propeller repeat protein TolB, which produces MKRITPRLPALFAILAFLLVLPFSTMAQQRGLELDIVGGSASALPIAIVPMPYQGSGTAPETDVAAVIAADLNRSGQFRTLREADLVERPTRGSEVNYPTWRALNQDYLLVGRVVDASGGYRVEYELFDVASQQRLLGFAMTARGTAMRDVSHQIADAVYEKILGVPGAFFTRIAYITAKGLGRSTSYSLMVADSDGYNPQTVVSSPEPLLSPSWSPDGNRLAYVSFESGNSAIYIQNISTGSREVVSKFRGINSAPAFSPDGRRLALTLSRSGNPEIYVMDLGSKALNQLTNHFGIDTEPEWSADGSEIYFTSDRGGNPQIYKVAAGGGSASRVTFQGTYNASPSLSFDGKKLATAQGAGNTYRIAMADSSLGSPRWSTLSPGSLDESPDFAPNGAMIIYAAREGTRGVLYAVSSDGRVRQRLVLADGDVREPAWGPYRKPQ; this is translated from the coding sequence ATGAAACGAATCACCCCGAGACTGCCTGCGCTGTTCGCGATCCTGGCTTTCCTGCTCGTGCTGCCCTTCTCAACGATGGCGCAGCAACGCGGCCTGGAGCTGGATATCGTCGGCGGCAGCGCGTCGGCCCTGCCGATCGCCATCGTTCCGATGCCCTACCAGGGCAGTGGTACGGCACCCGAGACCGACGTCGCGGCGGTGATCGCCGCCGACCTCAATCGTTCCGGCCAGTTCCGCACCCTGCGCGAGGCCGATCTGGTCGAGCGGCCGACCCGCGGCAGCGAGGTGAATTACCCGACCTGGCGCGCGCTCAACCAGGACTACCTGCTCGTTGGCCGCGTGGTGGATGCCAGCGGTGGCTACCGGGTCGAGTACGAACTGTTCGACGTCGCCAGCCAGCAGCGCCTGCTCGGCTTTGCCATGACCGCGCGCGGCACTGCGATGCGCGACGTGTCGCACCAGATTGCCGATGCGGTCTACGAGAAGATCCTCGGGGTGCCGGGCGCCTTCTTCACCCGCATCGCCTACATCACCGCCAAGGGCCTGGGCCGTTCCACCAGCTACTCGCTGATGGTCGCCGACTCTGACGGGTACAACCCGCAGACAGTGGTGAGCTCGCCCGAGCCGCTGCTCTCGCCCAGCTGGAGCCCGGACGGCAATCGTCTGGCCTACGTCAGCTTCGAGAGCGGCAACTCGGCGATCTACATCCAGAACATCAGCACCGGCAGCCGCGAGGTGGTGTCCAAGTTCCGCGGCATCAACAGTGCTCCGGCCTTCTCCCCGGATGGCCGCCGCCTGGCGCTCACCCTGTCGCGCAGCGGTAACCCCGAAATCTACGTGATGGATCTGGGCAGCAAGGCGCTCAACCAGTTGACCAACCACTTCGGCATCGACACCGAGCCGGAGTGGAGCGCGGACGGCAGCGAGATCTACTTCACCTCCGACCGCGGCGGCAATCCGCAGATCTACAAGGTCGCCGCCGGTGGTGGCAGCGCGAGCCGGGTCACGTTCCAGGGCACCTACAACGCCAGCCCGTCGCTGTCCTTCGACGGCAAGAAGCTCGCCACCGCGCAAGGCGCGGGCAATACCTACCGCATCGCCATGGCCGACTCCAGTCTCGGTTCGCCGCGCTGGAGCACGCTGTCACCGGGCTCGCTGGATGAGTCGCCTGATTTCGCACCCAACGGCGCGATGATCATCTATGCTGCGCGGGAAGGCACCCGGGGTGTGCTCTATGCGGTGTCGTCCGACGGCCGCGTGCGTCAGCGCCTGGTGCTGGCCGATGGCGATGTACGTGAACCGGCCTGGGGTCCATACCGGAAACCGCAGTGA
- a CDS encoding TonB C-terminal domain-containing protein, which translates to MFAGMLWTRSAAPQSAAGAPVEADLVDANALSAAMQSVLEDRPEPAQPLPEPIDEPVDEPVEPSPAPTPQPQPLPSPVPEDSPTPPQSQPQDFIPKPDTVEQAEVVATPTPTPSDEKKLQEEKRRQAQVDLTERERQQEAERKRRLAEQAKEARENEEREKKLAEIKRKRAEAEREIKLAEQRLKQVADAQARTASRSAESSGESSASPPSGNNGRDTGLESQYAAALQQAIVSKWTRPETVPLGSKCTIVIKQLRGGEVTSAKVSSPCAYDEQGRRSIEAAVLKAQPLPYTGFESVFARTLTLNFQAADR; encoded by the coding sequence ATGTTCGCCGGCATGCTCTGGACGCGCAGCGCTGCGCCACAGTCGGCCGCAGGTGCGCCGGTGGAAGCCGACCTGGTGGATGCCAACGCGCTCTCCGCTGCCATGCAGAGCGTGCTCGAGGATCGCCCGGAGCCGGCGCAGCCGCTGCCCGAACCGATCGATGAGCCTGTTGACGAGCCCGTCGAGCCGTCTCCTGCGCCGACGCCGCAACCGCAGCCGCTGCCCTCGCCTGTCCCGGAGGATTCGCCGACCCCGCCGCAGTCGCAGCCGCAGGACTTCATCCCCAAGCCCGATACCGTCGAGCAGGCCGAAGTGGTCGCCACGCCGACTCCGACGCCGTCCGACGAGAAGAAGCTGCAGGAAGAAAAGCGCCGCCAAGCGCAGGTGGACCTGACCGAGCGCGAGCGCCAGCAGGAAGCCGAGCGCAAGCGCCGGCTGGCCGAGCAGGCCAAGGAAGCCAGGGAAAACGAGGAGCGTGAGAAGAAGCTCGCAGAAATCAAGCGCAAGCGCGCCGAGGCCGAACGCGAGATCAAGCTGGCCGAGCAGAGACTCAAGCAGGTCGCCGACGCGCAGGCGCGTACTGCCAGCCGCAGCGCCGAGAGCAGCGGCGAGTCAAGCGCCAGCCCGCCATCGGGCAACAACGGTCGCGATACCGGTTTGGAATCGCAATATGCGGCGGCCCTGCAACAGGCGATCGTGTCCAAATGGACGCGTCCGGAAACCGTGCCACTGGGTTCCAAATGCACGATCGTCATCAAGCAACTGCGCGGTGGCGAGGTGACGAGCGCGAAAGTGTCGTCGCCGTGCGCCTACGATGAACAGGGCAGGCGTTCGATCGAGGCCGCTGTCCTCAAGGCGCAACCGCTGCCGTATACCGGCTTTGAATCGGTCTTCGCGCGCACCCTGACGCTCAATTTCCAGGCCGCCGACCGCTAG